The sequence GGCAGGATCGCACCGCCGGGGATGCCGAAGACGACGTCGACGCCGAGCGCCTCGAGCGACCGCACCAGCGATCCGGCGCCGGAGACCGGCGCAGGGCCGGGCTGCCGTACGGCCGGCGTGGCCGGGACGGCGCCGTTGCGGGGGTTGGCGGCGTGGTCGGCGGCGCCGGCCGGCTCGGTGGCCGGGCGGGCTCGCCGGACGGAGTGGGCGAGGGTCTCTGGCGTGGGTCTCGTCATGGCGGTTCAAGCCTTCGGCTGGAGTGGGTGATGCACTTCTCAGGATGGGGCGCGGGCGTCCCGGTGATGGTCCGATGGCAACAAAAACGGCCCACGTGCAGATGCACGGGGCCAGCGCACTCTCGATCAGCAGAGAGTGCGCTCAGGTAAGTACTCGCAGCGACCGGTTCGACGACATGCGGCTAAGCCTGACGCATCTCACGCGATGAGTCAACTGATCCCACATTCTGGTTAACGGACGTCGGCGTGTCATCCCGCGACGCACCCTCGGCACCCGGCCCCACCTGCGAAGATCCCTCCGGACTACGCGGCGCGGGTGCGTCCGCCCGGAGCCGGGGCAGCAGCGGCGGCGAGTCGGGACGCACCGGCGCGACCGGTGGGGCGGGTGGCACCGCGGCGGGCCGCGCGCCCGGCGAGGTGGCCGCCTCCAGCATCGCCTCCAGGTGCTCGGCCGGCACGCCCCAGCCGAACAGCGCGCCCTGCCCGAACCGGCAGCCGGCGGCGACCACCGCGGCCAGCTCGGTGGGGGTGGTCACACCCTCGGCGATCACCTCCAGGCCGAGCTGGTGGCCGAGGCGCATCACGATGTCCACCATCGGGGCGAACGCCGGACCGTCCCGGCCGACCGGCCGGACCGGCTCGTGCTCGGCGACCAGACTGTGGTCGATCTTGAGGATGTCGATCGGCAACCGGCGCAGCTGCCCCAGCGACGAGTAGCCCGCGCCGAAGTCGTCCAGCGCGATCCGCACCCCGGTGAGCCGCAGCGCGGCCAGCCGCCGGATCAGCTCGTCCAGGTCGGTGGCGACCGCGTGCTCGGTGACCTCCAGCACCAGCCGCTGCGGCGGCACGTGGTGGGCGCGCAGCGCCTCGGCGACCTGCACCACGTACTCCGAGGCGTGCAGCTCCCGCGGCGAGACGTTCACCGACACCCAGACGTCGTGCCCGTCCGCGAGCCAACGGGAGAGCTGGTAGCAGGCCTGGTGCAGCACCCAGGCGCCCAGCTTCGAGATCATCCCGCACTCCTCGGCGAGGGGGATGAACTCGTCCGGGCGGACGTTGCCCAGCTCCGGGTGGTGCCAGCGGAGCAGCGCCTCGGCGCCGACCGGGCGGACCGACGGCAGCGAGGCCACCGGCTGGAACGCCAGCCGCAGCTCGTCACGCTCGATCGCGCCGCGCAGCTCGTGCTCCAGCATGGTGCGCCGGCGCAGCAGCTGGTCGTACGTCGCGTCGTAGCGCTCGATCCGGTTCTTGCCCCGCTGCTTGGCGTACCGCAGCGCCAGGTCGGCGTTGCGCAGCAGCAGCTCGACGTCGGTCTGCCCGTGGTTGGCGGCCACCCCGATGCTGACCGAGAGGAAGACCGGCCCGTCCGTCTCCTCGTACGGGCGGCCGAGCACCCCGAGCAGCCGCTCCGCGACCGGTCCGGCGTCGCTCGCGCCGTGCATCAGCACCGCGAACTCGTCACCGCCGAGCCGGGCGGCCAGGTCACCCGG comes from Micromonospora viridifaciens and encodes:
- a CDS encoding putative bifunctional diguanylate cyclase/phosphodiesterase, translating into MHSSPGVVAVAALSGLVAVGATALLAASARRRGGPHRQARVLFAVAAGIALLSLLVGVTAALAASDQWAHRQGQRTGWATLVSLGGTVSGLALGAALLRLPGAAATRAATARLLLDGLIMGSALWFVGWVVFSEPTRLLGGLTPVACVPIVLATLSAALTAGLALIMVLRGAPPRGRLVLLGTGTTGVTGGGLGLSAGLCQAGPVLLLTGAALLAVGLLATAAAVHRVEPPGQVDVDLIRRDGGYAFVPMFAMAASAMYHLSQGGGFDAFGIVAGSVEGFALVTRQYLALNDVRGYAGRLAAREAHFRELAHTDPLTGLANRRGLLRALHRCADAGVPCVLLGLDLDGFKNVNDMRGHDVGDAVLAEVGRRLRGNLRPGDLAARLGGDEFAVLMHGASDAGPVAERLLGVLGRPYEETDGPVFLSVSIGVAANHGQTDVELLLRNADLALRYAKQRGKNRIERYDATYDQLLRRRTMLEHELRGAIERDELRLAFQPVASLPSVRPVGAEALLRWHHPELGNVRPDEFIPLAEECGMISKLGAWVLHQACYQLSRWLADGHDVWVSVNVSPRELHASEYVVQVAEALRAHHVPPQRLVLEVTEHAVATDLDELIRRLAALRLTGVRIALDDFGAGYSSLGQLRRLPIDILKIDHSLVAEHEPVRPVGRDGPAFAPMVDIVMRLGHQLGLEVIAEGVTTPTELAAVVAAGCRFGQGALFGWGVPAEHLEAMLEAATSPGARPAAVPPAPPVAPVRPDSPPLLPRLRADAPAPRSPEGSSQVGPGAEGASRDDTPTSVNQNVGSVDSSREMRQA